In a genomic window of Telopea speciosissima isolate NSW1024214 ecotype Mountain lineage chromosome 5, Tspe_v1, whole genome shotgun sequence:
- the LOC122661637 gene encoding uncharacterized protein LOC122661637, whose product MASKVDERAGAEIVRGKEACDRFSEELIKELGFPSGVLPTGELEECGRVRATGFVWWKCTAAYEHFNVATKTKASYAAETTAYVEKGRMKKMTGVKTKQLMVWVPIVEMCMDGNKITFKTPMGVGKSFPLTSFMNEEEKKKYLQQ is encoded by the coding sequence ATGGCAAGCAAAGTAGATGAGAGAGCAGGAGCTGAAATCGTACGTGGAAAAGAAGCCTGTGATCGATTTTCAGAGGAACTGATTAAAGAGTTGGGATTCCCTAGTGGTGTCCTTCCCACCGGAGAACTTGAAGAATGTGGGAGGGTGAGAGCCACTGGTTTCGTATGGTGGAAATGCACGGCCGCCTACGAGCATTTCAATGTGGCAACCAAAACCAAGGCAAGTTATGCTGCTGAGACGACCGCGTACGTGGAGAAggggaggatgaagaagatgacggGCGTGAAAACCAAGCAATTGATGGTGTGGGTTCCAATAGTAGAGATGTGCATGGATGGCAACAAGATCACCTTCAAGACACCCATGGGGGTCGGCAAGTCCTTCCCCCTCACCTCTTTTATGaacgaagaagagaagaagaagtatctcCAGCAATAG